From one Chromatiales bacterium genomic stretch:
- a CDS encoding DUF4124 domain-containing protein produces MSRLLVAVALAAALNPAALARTYKYLDEQGRTVYSQVPPAHGTAPAEVVAPPPPPAVDPDEARARLDAMRQRLDDAAEDRELAKQKADDERRQAELEANNCRIARSNLANLNALGARRVRDADGSYRRLTEPERIERIAKAEAEVANYCK; encoded by the coding sequence ATGTCGCGCCTACTCGTCGCCGTTGCGCTGGCCGCCGCGCTGAACCCCGCCGCGCTGGCCAGGACCTATAAATACCTCGACGAGCAGGGTCGAACCGTGTATTCGCAGGTGCCCCCGGCCCACGGCACCGCCCCGGCGGAGGTCGTCGCGCCCCCGCCGCCGCCGGCCGTGGACCCGGATGAGGCGCGCGCCCGGCTCGATGCCATGCGCCAGCGCCTCGACGACGCGGCCGAGGACCGGGAACTGGCGAAGCAGAAGGCCGACGACGAACGCCGCCAGGCCGAACTCGAGGCAAACAACTGCCGCATCGCCCGCTCGAACCTCGCGAACCTGAACGCGCTCGGCGCGCGGCGGGTGCGCGACGCCGACGGCAGCTACCGGCGCCTGACCGAACCCGAACGCATCGAGCGCATCGCGAAGGCCGAGGCCGAGGTCGCGAACTACTGCAAATGA